One Deltaproteobacteria bacterium genomic window, TGGTGCCGTCGAGCGGATCGACGACCCAGACGCGGCGTTTGGCGAGCCGCGTGCTCGAGTCGGCGGTCTCCTCGGAGAGCCAGCCGTCGTCGGGGAAGGCGGCGGCGACGAGCGCGCGGATGCGTGCGTCGGCCTCGAGGTCGGCCCTGGTGACCGGGTTGTCCGGCCCTTTCTCGGCCACGCCGACGCCGCGCTCGTAGTAGCGGCGGACGATCGCACCGGCCTCGTGCGCGGCGCGCTCCGCCAGCTCGCGCTCGCGCGCGAAGGTCGTCATCGGCGCGGCTTCACGCCCCCGTCGGGGCCGAAGTCGTGGGCCGCGCGGTACTCGCGCAGGAGCTCCGCCATGAGCGCGTCGCGCCGTTCGTAGAGCCGCATCGGCTTGCGCGGGGGATGGTTGGCGAGGGCGTAGGCGGCGAGCAGCGGAAGCGCGATCGTCGAGTCGCAGTAGCAGACGACCGTGTCCGGCAGGCGCTCGGGGTCGACCTTGCCCCAGCTCACGGCCTCGCTCGGCGTCGCGCCCGAGAGGCCGCCGGTGTCGACGCGCGCGTCGGTGAACTGGATGTAGTAGTCGTGCCCCTTCTCCGCGATGCCGAGCACCTCCTGCACCTGCGGCTCGGTCTGGAGGAGGAAGTTCTTGGGCGAGCCCCCGCCGAGGATCAGCACGCCCGACTTGCCGCCCGCGCGCTTGGCGCCGAGCACGATGGCGGCGGTCTCGTTCACGTCGCGTGACACGTCGATCTTGAGCTTGCAGCCCTCGATGGCGAGCGCGGCCACGTTCATGCCGATCGAGCTGTCGCCCGGCGAGGAGGTGTAGACGGGCACGCCGTACTCGTACGCGGCGGCGACGAGCGAGCGGCGGCTGAGTCCGAGCGCGCGCTGCCGCTCCGCCACCACGCGGCCGATCAGGTAATGGAACTCGGCGGTGCCCATCTCGCGTTGGAACTCGGGCGCGAACAGGATCTTCCGGTAGAAGGCGTCGGTGTCGAGCAGGACCTTGTAGTCGAAGACGATGTCGTAGATGCGGACGACCTCGTCCTTCCTGAGCACCACGTCGTTCAGGTCGGGCCGGCCGCGGTGCATGGTGAGGCCGATGCCGAAGTGCGTATCGTGGTAGAGGTTCGCCCCGGTCGACACGATCCAGTCGATGAAGCCGGCCTCGATGAGCGGGATCAGGCACGACATGCCGAGGCCGGCGGGCGTGAGCGCGCCGCTCAGGCTGACCCCGATGGTCACGTCGTGGGCGAGGAGCTGGCGCGTGAAGAGCTGCGCCGCCTCGCGCAGGCGGGCCCCGTTGTAGGCGAGGAACGCCTTGTCGACGAGCTCGGTGATGCTCGTCCGTGGCGTCACCGGCGGGGGATCGATCTTCGTCCCCCGCAGCCACCGCTTAATCTCCCCCATGGGCGCCTCTCCGTAGCATTCTCACGTCGATCGCAAAAGAGGAGAAGCGTCGAGAGCGCTCACGCTGGCCGACGGGGTCTGGGGGCATCGGAGCAGCGCAGCGGCCGCAGGGCGCGAGCAGCGCACGGGCCCCCAGATGTGTGGGAGGCCGAGCGCGAGAGCGCTCACGCTGGCCGACGGGGTCTGGGGGCATCGGAGCAGCGCAGCGCCCGCAGGGCGCGAGCAGCGCACGGGCCCCCAGGAGTATTGATTGACGGACCGGGTGCGAGCCTCTACGGATCGGACGTGGACACGCTCGCCATGGCGCTCGCGACGGTCGGGGGCGTCGGCCGCGTGCCGGTCGCGTCCGGCACGTTCGGGTCGCTGGTCGCCCTGCCCTTCCTTCCCGCCCTGGCCGCGCTCCGCGCCGGCTCGCTCGCGGGCTACGTGGCCCTGGTCCTCGGCATCGTGGCCGTCGCCGTCTGGTCGGCCGGGCGCGCCGGACGCCTGCTGGAGGATCGCGACCACTCCCACATCGTCATCGACGAGGTGGCAGGCATGGTGCTGGCGGGCCTCTTCCTGCCCGGCACGTGGCTCGCGGCAGGGGTGGCGTTCGTGCTCTTCCGCCTCTTCGACGTCGTGAAACCGTTCCCCGCCAACCTGATCGACGGGCAGGTCGAGGGCGGCCTCGGGGTCGTGGGGGACGACCTCGTGGCCGGGGCCTACGCGGGCCTCCTCGCCCGCCTCGTCCTGTGGCTCCTCTGATGCTCCACGCGGCCGTCCTCTCGACCGGCGACGAGCTCACCACCGGGCGCATCGTCGACACCAACGCGAGCTGGATCGCCGACAAGCTGTTCGAGATCGGCCTCGAGCTGGTGGGCGTGCTGACCGTCGGCGACCACCACGACCGGCTCCTCTGGGCGTGGCGGCGGGCGCTCGAGCTGGCCGACGTCGTCATCTCGACCGGCGGCATCGGCCCGACCGCCGACGATCTCACCTCCCAGGTCGTGGCCGAGCTGCTGGGCGTGCCCCTGGTCGAGGACGCCGAGCAGGCGGCCCGCATCCGGCGGCTGTTTGAGGCCCTCGGGCGCGAGATGCCCGCCAACAACCTGAAGCAGGCCCTCCTCCCGCGCGGCGCGATCGTGATCCCCAACGCACTCGGCACCGCGCCCGGCTACCGCGTGGCGCACGGGGCGAAGCACCTGGTCGTCCTCCCGGGCGTGCCGCGCGAGATGAGGCCGATGATGGAGGAGACCGTGCTGCCGTGGCTGGTCGCCCTCCGTGGCGGCGACCAGGTCCATCTCGCGCACGTCTTCCAGACCTTCGGACTCACCGAGTCGGGTCTCGACGAGATGGTGGCGGGCGCGGTCGACCCCTCCGAGGGGCGGGTGTCGTTCCGCGCGAGCTTCCCGGAGATCTCGCTGCGCGTCGTGGTGCACGGGCGGCCAGACGAGGCCCGGGCGCGCCTCGACCGGCTCGCGGCGCGCATCCGCGAGCGCATCGGCCCCTACGTCTACGGCGAAGGCGCCACGACGATGGAGGTCGTGGTGGGGGGCCTCCTTCGCGAGCGCGGCCTCACCGTCGCGCTCGCCGAATCCTGCACGGGCGGCCTCGTCGGCCACCGGCTCACCAACGTGCCGGGCAGCTCGGCGTACGTGTGCGGCGCGGTGGTGGCGTACGCCAACAGCGCCAAGGAGCAGCTGCTCGGCGTCCGGCGCGAGACGCTCGCCGCCCACGGCGCCGTGAGCGAGGAGACCGCGGGCGAGATGGCCGCGGGGGCGCGGCGGGCGTTCGGGGCGTCGATCGGCGTGTCCACGACGGGGATCGCCGGACCCGACGGCGGCA contains:
- a CDS encoding deoxyhypusine synthase encodes the protein MGEIKRWLRGTKIDPPPVTPRTSITELVDKAFLAYNGARLREAAQLFTRQLLAHDVTIGVSLSGALTPAGLGMSCLIPLIEAGFIDWIVSTGANLYHDTHFGIGLTMHRGRPDLNDVVLRKDEVVRIYDIVFDYKVLLDTDAFYRKILFAPEFQREMGTAEFHYLIGRVVAERQRALGLSRRSLVAAAYEYGVPVYTSSPGDSSIGMNVAALAIEGCKLKIDVSRDVNETAAIVLGAKRAGGKSGVLILGGGSPKNFLLQTEPQVQEVLGIAEKGHDYYIQFTDARVDTGGLSGATPSEAVSWGKVDPERLPDTVVCYCDSTIALPLLAAYALANHPPRKPMRLYERRDALMAELLREYRAAHDFGPDGGVKPRR
- a CDS encoding competence/damage-inducible protein A is translated as MLHAAVLSTGDELTTGRIVDTNASWIADKLFEIGLELVGVLTVGDHHDRLLWAWRRALELADVVISTGGIGPTADDLTSQVVAELLGVPLVEDAEQAARIRRLFEALGREMPANNLKQALLPRGAIVIPNALGTAPGYRVAHGAKHLVVLPGVPREMRPMMEETVLPWLVALRGGDQVHLAHVFQTFGLTESGLDEMVAGAVDPSEGRVSFRASFPEISLRVVVHGRPDEARARLDRLAARIRERIGPYVYGEGATTMEVVVGGLLRERGLTVALAESCTGGLVGHRLTNVPGSSAYVCGAVVAYANSAKEQLLGVRRETLAAHGAVSEETAGEMAAGARRAFGASIGVSTTGIAGPDGGTPEKPVGTVCFGLASDAGVVTRRYQLWGTRDWVKLLASQVALDWIRRHALGLPVTESRLFSGHRP
- a CDS encoding phosphatidylglycerophosphatase A; its protein translation is MDTLAMALATVGGVGRVPVASGTFGSLVALPFLPALAALRAGSLAGYVALVLGIVAVAVWSAGRAGRLLEDRDHSHIVIDEVAGMVLAGLFLPGTWLAAGVAFVLFRLFDVVKPFPANLIDGQVEGGLGVVGDDLVAGAYAGLLARLVLWLL